One window from the genome of Hyphomonas neptunium ATCC 15444 encodes:
- a CDS encoding AI-2E family transporter → MGSATKSGIWIIATGVIIALLYFGREILATFAMAVFLFLIIEGFGTVINNASRTIHIGPARILAVLLVVGGFVGFIALMADGVAEFGRDGSEYEEKINALIADVYRLAGLKDAPTLTQLAFDEGGQRFFANIANSVRGLSGDIVLILIYVAFLFTAQSMWTQKLDNIFPEADRREMVRRIGNDARLAIEKYLWTQTVISALITLLSYISLLALGVQNALFLSAVIFVLNYIPTVGSIVAALVPPLFALVQPVIPGWVPALALDESYVYAVIVFAIVSFWQFSIGNFIQPRMMGDSLNLSALVVLLALAIWGVLWGIPGMFLSAPLTVLMMILFAQSPHTRWIAILLSADGKPQVRAAAETAG, encoded by the coding sequence ATGGGCAGCGCCACCAAGTCCGGCATCTGGATTATCGCGACCGGCGTTATCATCGCGCTGCTCTATTTCGGCCGTGAAATCCTCGCCACTTTCGCCATGGCGGTATTCCTGTTCCTCATCATTGAGGGCTTCGGCACCGTCATCAACAATGCCTCGCGCACCATCCATATCGGCCCCGCCAGAATACTGGCCGTGTTGCTCGTAGTCGGCGGCTTTGTCGGTTTCATCGCGCTGATGGCAGACGGGGTCGCGGAGTTTGGCCGCGATGGCAGCGAGTATGAGGAGAAGATCAACGCCCTGATCGCCGATGTCTATCGCCTCGCAGGCCTGAAGGACGCGCCAACGCTGACCCAGCTGGCCTTCGATGAAGGCGGCCAGCGCTTCTTCGCCAACATTGCCAATTCCGTCCGCGGCCTCTCTGGCGACATTGTGCTGATCCTGATCTATGTCGCCTTCCTCTTCACCGCCCAGTCAATGTGGACGCAGAAGCTCGACAATATTTTCCCGGAGGCAGACCGGCGGGAAATGGTCCGCCGCATCGGCAATGATGCGCGCCTCGCCATCGAGAAATATCTGTGGACGCAGACGGTGATCTCGGCGCTGATCACGCTGCTTTCCTACATCTCGCTTTTGGCACTGGGCGTGCAAAATGCCCTGTTCCTGTCAGCCGTCATATTCGTGCTGAACTACATCCCGACGGTCGGCTCAATTGTCGCAGCTCTGGTCCCGCCGCTGTTCGCCCTGGTACAGCCGGTGATCCCCGGCTGGGTGCCCGCGCTCGCACTCGACGAATCCTATGTCTACGCTGTCATCGTGTTCGCGATTGTCAGCTTCTGGCAGTTCTCGATCGGCAATTTCATCCAGCCCCGGATGATGGGGGATTCGCTGAATCTCTCGGCACTTGTGGTCCTTCTGGCCCTGGCGATCTGGGGCGTGCTGTGGGGAATCCCCGGCATGTTCCTGTCGGCGCCGCTGACGGTCCTGATGATGATCCTGTTCGCCCAGTCGCCTCATACGCGATGGATCGCCATCCTGCTTTCGGCTGATGGAAAACCCCAGGTCCGTGCCGCTGCCGAAACCGCGGGTTGA
- a CDS encoding helicase HerA-like domain-containing protein: MSTTIFLGGADADGSGTPDDAQALLLKAANRHGIVAGATGTGKTVTLQVMAQAFADAGVPVFAADVKGDLSGIAFPGTDTHKAHGSFTSRAESIAMGPLTYSAAPVIFWDVFGEKGHPVRTTIAEMGPVLLSSLMGLTDVQEGILNIAFQYADDHCVDNPDFLILDLKDLRKLLAHLGEPGVREEVSRKYGNVAPASLAAVQRELLVLERAGAEAFFGEPALQLSDFMRTTTDGRGYVNILDATKLINSPKLYSTFLLWLLSELFEQLPEIGDPEKPRLVFFFDEAHLLFNDTPPALLQKIEQVVRLIRSKGVGVYFVTQNPRDVPESVLAQLGNRIQHALRAYTPMEQKAVKSAAASFRPNPGFKTETVITELGVGEALVSTLDPKGTPSVVQRTLIRPPASRLGPVTDAERAEILKASPVLGQYDKMVDRESAYEILTKKEADAAKLAEKARLEAEKEKEAAAKAKAKAKAPAKGRTTTRSRRMSPTERATNTAATTISREVTRYILRGIFGNMKK, encoded by the coding sequence ATGAGCACGACGATTTTCCTGGGCGGCGCGGACGCCGATGGCTCCGGGACACCCGATGACGCCCAGGCATTGTTGCTGAAAGCGGCCAACCGGCACGGCATTGTTGCGGGCGCCACAGGCACCGGCAAGACGGTGACCCTGCAGGTCATGGCGCAGGCCTTTGCCGATGCGGGCGTTCCGGTATTTGCCGCCGATGTGAAAGGCGACCTTTCCGGCATCGCCTTCCCCGGCACGGACACCCACAAAGCCCATGGCAGCTTTACCAGCCGCGCGGAAAGCATCGCGATGGGACCGCTGACCTACAGCGCCGCGCCGGTGATCTTCTGGGATGTGTTCGGCGAAAAGGGCCACCCCGTGCGCACCACCATCGCCGAGATGGGGCCGGTCCTGCTCTCCAGCCTGATGGGGCTGACCGATGTGCAGGAAGGCATTCTCAACATTGCCTTTCAGTATGCGGATGATCACTGCGTGGATAATCCCGACTTCCTGATCCTGGACCTCAAAGACCTGCGCAAGCTGCTCGCACATCTGGGGGAGCCGGGGGTTCGCGAAGAGGTGAGCCGCAAATACGGCAATGTCGCGCCAGCCTCCCTGGCCGCCGTGCAGCGCGAATTGCTGGTGCTGGAGCGGGCGGGCGCTGAAGCCTTCTTCGGTGAACCGGCATTGCAGCTGTCTGACTTCATGCGCACGACGACGGACGGGCGTGGCTATGTGAACATTCTCGACGCGACCAAACTGATCAACAGCCCGAAGCTCTATTCCACCTTCCTGCTTTGGCTGCTTTCGGAGCTGTTCGAGCAGCTGCCCGAGATCGGTGACCCGGAGAAACCGCGCCTGGTCTTCTTCTTTGATGAAGCCCACCTTCTGTTCAACGACACGCCGCCTGCCCTGTTGCAGAAGATCGAACAGGTGGTGCGCCTGATCCGCTCCAAAGGGGTCGGCGTCTATTTTGTGACCCAGAACCCGCGGGACGTGCCCGAGAGCGTGCTGGCCCAGCTCGGCAACCGCATTCAGCACGCGCTGCGCGCCTATACGCCAATGGAGCAGAAGGCGGTGAAATCTGCGGCCGCCTCCTTCCGCCCCAATCCTGGCTTCAAGACCGAAACGGTGATCACCGAGCTGGGCGTGGGGGAAGCGCTGGTCTCGACCCTGGACCCCAAAGGCACACCATCGGTCGTGCAGCGCACGCTGATCCGCCCGCCCGCCTCGCGTCTTGGACCGGTGACCGATGCCGAACGCGCCGAGATCCTCAAGGCAAGCCCTGTCCTTGGCCAGTATGACAAGATGGTCGACCGGGAATCGGCCTATGAAATCCTGACCAAAAAGGAAGCCGATGCCGCAAAGCTCGCCGAGAAGGCGCGCCTGGAAGCGGAGAAGGAAAAGGAAGCCGCCGCCAAAGCGAAGGCCAAGGCAAAGGCGCCAGCCAAAGGCCGCACCACGACCCGTTCGCGACGGATGTCGCCGACCGAACGCGCCACCAACACCGCCGCAACCACGATCAGCCGGGAAGTCACCCGATATATCCTGCGCGGCATCTTCGGGAATATGAAGAAATGA
- a CDS encoding lipoprotein, which translates to MKQIVMPLAAALLLTACASSGPNKGWTSSPGAQSFAVAHTACQQISYGGQVNYVICMAGRGWTKPKR; encoded by the coding sequence ATGAAACAGATCGTGATGCCCCTCGCAGCCGCGCTTTTGCTGACCGCCTGCGCCAGCAGCGGCCCCAACAAGGGCTGGACGAGCAGCCCCGGCGCGCAATCCTTCGCCGTCGCCCATACGGCCTGCCAGCAGATCAGCTATGGGGGCCAGGTCAACTACGTTATCTGTATGGCCGGCCGTGGATGGACAAAGCCAAAACGCTAG
- a CDS encoding aldehyde dehydrogenase family protein: MQQFLKFYIDGEWVDPVTPRTLEVENPATEENFAVISIGSSADVDKAVAAAKRAFPSFSQTSVEYRADLLDKITAGLQKRMPDLAKAISEEMGAPMWLANAAQVPSGLGHFATTAGILREYKWEEVKGTTLLRKEPIGVCAFITPWNWPLNQIACKVAPAIAAGCTMVLKPSEIAPLDAMIFAEVLHEAGVPKGVFNLVNGDGPGVGSAMSSHPDVDMVSFTGSTRAGVLVAQAAAPTVKRVAQELGGKSPNIVLPTADLQKAVSSGIMNMMTNSGQSCNAPSRMFVQKDQQEQAIAIAKATAEAVKVGNPADAAPGAIGPISNGNQYQKVQDLIQKGIEEGATLVAGGPGRPEGFNKGYFARPTVFANVTNEMTIAREEIFGPVLVMIPYDTVDDAVAMANDTVYGLAGYVQGPDKEANQVANRIRAGQILVNGARPDFSAPFGGYGQSGNGREWGEHGFEEFLEVKAVIGYNAA; this comes from the coding sequence ATGCAACAATTCCTCAAATTCTACATCGACGGCGAATGGGTCGACCCGGTAACGCCGCGCACGCTGGAAGTTGAAAACCCCGCGACGGAAGAGAACTTTGCCGTCATCTCCATCGGCTCGTCGGCCGATGTGGACAAGGCCGTCGCCGCTGCCAAGCGCGCCTTCCCGAGCTTCTCGCAGACCAGCGTGGAATACCGCGCCGACCTGCTCGACAAGATCACGGCCGGCCTCCAGAAGCGAATGCCTGACCTGGCCAAAGCGATCTCGGAAGAGATGGGCGCCCCGATGTGGCTGGCCAACGCCGCCCAGGTGCCTTCGGGCCTTGGCCACTTTGCGACCACTGCCGGCATCCTGCGCGAGTACAAATGGGAAGAAGTGAAGGGCACCACCCTTCTGCGCAAAGAGCCAATCGGCGTCTGCGCGTTCATCACGCCCTGGAACTGGCCGCTGAACCAGATCGCCTGTAAAGTGGCGCCTGCGATTGCTGCGGGCTGCACCATGGTGCTGAAGCCTTCCGAAATTGCGCCGCTCGACGCGATGATCTTCGCTGAAGTGCTGCATGAAGCCGGCGTGCCAAAAGGCGTGTTCAACCTCGTCAATGGCGATGGCCCCGGCGTTGGTTCGGCCATGTCGTCCCACCCCGATGTCGATATGGTGAGCTTCACCGGTTCGACCCGCGCCGGCGTTCTGGTGGCCCAGGCCGCTGCGCCGACCGTCAAACGCGTTGCCCAGGAACTTGGCGGCAAGAGCCCGAACATTGTTCTGCCTACGGCCGATCTCCAGAAAGCGGTTTCCAGCGGCATCATGAACATGATGACCAATTCGGGCCAGAGCTGTAACGCGCCTTCGCGCATGTTCGTGCAGAAGGACCAGCAGGAGCAGGCCATCGCAATTGCCAAGGCAACCGCTGAAGCCGTGAAGGTCGGCAACCCGGCAGATGCCGCACCCGGCGCCATCGGCCCGATCTCGAACGGCAACCAGTATCAGAAGGTTCAGGACCTCATCCAGAAGGGCATCGAAGAGGGCGCAACCCTCGTCGCCGGTGGCCCTGGCCGCCCTGAAGGCTTCAACAAGGGCTACTTCGCCCGCCCGACCGTGTTTGCCAACGTCACCAACGAGATGACCATCGCGCGCGAAGAAATCTTCGGGCCGGTCCTCGTCATGATCCCTTACGACACCGTGGACGACGCCGTAGCGATGGCCAACGACACTGTTTATGGCCTCGCCGGCTATGTTCAGGGTCCGGACAAAGAAGCCAACCAGGTTGCCAACCGCATCCGCGCTGGCCAGATCCTCGTCAACGGCGCGCGGCCTGACTTCTCCGCGCCCTTCGGTGGCTACGGCCAGTCGGGCAATGGCCGCGAATGGGGCGAGCATGGCTTCGAGGAGTTCCTCGAAGTGAAAGCCGTGATCGGCTACAACGCGGCGTAA
- a CDS encoding glutathione S-transferase family protein translates to MAVKLHHLNASRSQRIVWLLLELGVPHEIVHHKRSETTRLAPPDLKKIHPLGKSPLLEDGNVVIAETGAIAEYLLAKFDTAHKLHPKPDSPDFPRYLEWIHSSEGAVFLPGLLTLYTGMAGITDGPVAQMIAGEREKVAAHIEAHLSKHAYFAGDTFTAADCLMGFQIVLTDAQGGLGNRPATKAWLDRVTARSAYQAMLAVGV, encoded by the coding sequence ATGGCCGTCAAACTGCACCATCTCAACGCCTCGCGCTCGCAGCGCATCGTCTGGCTCCTCCTCGAGCTCGGCGTGCCGCACGAGATTGTCCACCACAAACGCAGCGAGACAACGCGGCTCGCGCCGCCGGACCTGAAAAAGATCCATCCGCTCGGCAAGTCGCCGCTTCTGGAAGACGGGAATGTTGTGATTGCCGAGACCGGGGCGATTGCAGAATACCTGCTGGCGAAGTTCGACACCGCCCACAAGCTGCACCCAAAGCCGGACTCTCCGGATTTTCCGCGCTACCTCGAATGGATCCACTCGTCCGAGGGCGCCGTGTTTCTGCCCGGGCTGCTGACGCTCTATACTGGCATGGCCGGAATCACGGACGGTCCGGTGGCGCAAATGATCGCCGGCGAGCGCGAAAAGGTCGCCGCGCATATCGAAGCGCACCTGTCGAAGCATGCCTATTTTGCCGGGGACACATTCACGGCGGCGGACTGCCTGATGGGCTTCCAGATTGTGTTGACCGACGCGCAGGGCGGGCTCGGCAACCGGCCGGCCACGAAGGCATGGCTGGACCGCGTGACCGCCAGGTCTGCCTATCAGGCGATGCTGGCCGTAGGGGTTTGA
- a CDS encoding CC0125/CC1285 family lipoprotein: MKRLSLTAAIAALAFTAACATATPYQPATPSDRGFSEMKIEDNRFQVEFSGNSLTDRKTVETYLLFRAAELTKQNGYDNFRVVRRDTDANTRVIPSGASYSPYYSHFPLSYRYFGPRSSYFYDPYRSVRYGRHSFYDPFWDGPVSYREQTSYIASAEVVMGKGEKPDDVAYFDADQVIFNLAGQIQRTAP; the protein is encoded by the coding sequence ATGAAACGCCTTAGCCTAACGGCTGCCATTGCCGCGCTCGCCTTTACGGCGGCGTGTGCCACAGCCACCCCCTATCAGCCTGCGACCCCTTCGGATCGCGGCTTTTCGGAAATGAAGATCGAGGACAACCGCTTCCAAGTGGAGTTCTCGGGCAACTCGCTCACCGACCGCAAGACGGTGGAAACCTACCTTCTGTTCCGGGCGGCCGAGCTGACCAAGCAGAACGGATATGACAATTTCCGGGTTGTTCGCCGGGATACTGACGCCAACACGCGGGTCATTCCGTCGGGCGCCAGCTATTCGCCCTATTACAGCCATTTCCCGCTCAGCTATCGGTATTTCGGGCCGCGCTCATCCTACTTCTACGACCCGTATCGCAGCGTGCGCTATGGCCGGCACAGCTTCTATGATCCCTTCTGGGATGGCCCGGTCAGCTACCGTGAACAGACGAGCTATATCGCCAGCGCCGAAGTTGTCATGGGCAAGGGCGAGAAGCCGGATGACGTGGCCTATTTCGATGCCGATCAGGTGATCTTCAATCTGGCCGGTCAGATCCAGCGCACCGCGCCCTGA
- a CDS encoding PQQ-dependent sugar dehydrogenase has protein sequence MKTTMFPAPRWTALAAASIFALQACGGGGSSGPAPSPPPPPPPPPGNQAPVISSPSSVNITEGVTGTVYTLSATDPDGDTLTRELLSSGDAGVFSFNAATGVLSLGTALDFDAPQDANGDNIYEVTFRVSDGNGGQVTRTVQIRVQDAGGAAGMALARVGTGFSLPLFLEGIPGTDRVVVLEKGGRARVLNPDSGAIEGVDFIDLTGDVATAGEQGLVGIAFSPNFTTDRTVFVNLTNNSGNTEIRKYQTYTSNRLQLDPATQDVILTINQVDEFHNGGWLGFGNDGMLYLATGDGGGNDPNADQNGQDTGTLLGKILRIDPFGADAYPADNNRDYAIPAGNAFPGGAGGEAEIFAVGLRNPWRSSFDAQTGDLFIADVGQGAIEEINRMRPGDAGANYGWAQREGTQAYDGPDSPDYTPPVAEYGHGGGPTQGNSITGGYVYRGNIAPIRNHYVFADFESSNVWSVPVSSLVVGSTLPSSQFNRLNDDLVPDAGTLEQISSFGVDNSGQLYIVSLGGSIFRIEGAP, from the coding sequence ATGAAAACAACGATGTTTCCCGCCCCGCGCTGGACCGCCCTTGCGGCTGCCAGCATTTTTGCACTTCAGGCATGCGGCGGCGGGGGCAGCTCAGGCCCCGCCCCATCCCCGCCGCCTCCGCCCCCACCGCCTCCGGGAAACCAGGCGCCGGTGATCAGCTCACCCAGTTCGGTGAACATCACGGAAGGTGTGACCGGGACGGTCTACACCCTCTCGGCCACCGATCCGGACGGCGACACACTTACGCGGGAGCTGCTGTCCAGCGGCGATGCCGGTGTGTTCAGCTTCAATGCGGCAACGGGCGTTCTCTCGCTCGGCACGGCGCTTGATTTTGACGCGCCCCAGGATGCAAACGGTGACAATATCTACGAGGTCACCTTCCGCGTCAGTGATGGCAATGGCGGGCAGGTGACCCGAACAGTGCAGATCCGCGTGCAGGACGCAGGCGGCGCAGCCGGCATGGCGCTGGCGCGGGTTGGAACCGGCTTTTCACTGCCGCTGTTCCTGGAAGGCATTCCGGGTACGGACCGGGTCGTGGTTCTGGAGAAGGGCGGGCGCGCCCGTGTGCTCAACCCCGACAGCGGCGCCATCGAAGGCGTGGACTTCATTGACCTTACCGGGGATGTTGCGACTGCGGGCGAGCAGGGCCTTGTCGGCATCGCCTTCTCTCCGAATTTCACGACAGACCGCACGGTTTTCGTGAACCTGACGAATAATTCGGGAAACACCGAAATCCGCAAGTATCAGACCTACACTTCCAATCGGCTGCAGCTTGATCCGGCGACCCAGGATGTCATCCTGACGATCAATCAGGTCGATGAGTTCCACAATGGCGGCTGGCTCGGCTTCGGCAATGACGGGATGCTGTATCTGGCGACTGGCGATGGCGGCGGCAATGACCCGAACGCGGATCAGAATGGACAGGATACCGGCACGCTGCTCGGAAAGATCCTCCGGATTGATCCGTTCGGCGCCGATGCTTACCCGGCTGACAACAACCGCGACTACGCCATCCCGGCGGGCAACGCCTTTCCGGGCGGGGCGGGCGGAGAGGCCGAGATTTTTGCCGTCGGCCTGCGCAATCCCTGGCGGTCGAGCTTTGATGCCCAGACCGGCGACCTGTTCATTGCAGATGTCGGGCAGGGCGCCATCGAGGAAATCAACCGGATGCGGCCGGGCGATGCCGGCGCCAATTATGGCTGGGCGCAGCGCGAAGGCACGCAAGCCTATGATGGCCCGGACTCGCCGGACTACACGCCCCCCGTTGCCGAGTACGGCCATGGCGGCGGCCCGACACAGGGCAACTCCATCACCGGCGGCTATGTCTATCGGGGCAATATTGCCCCGATCCGGAACCATTACGTGTTTGCCGATTTCGAGAGCTCGAATGTGTGGTCGGTGCCGGTCTCGTCGCTGGTTGTCGGCAGCACCCTGCCGTCCAGCCAGTTCAACCGGCTGAACGACGATCTTGTGCCCGACGCAGGCACGCTCGAGCAGATTTCCAGCTTTGGCGTGGACAATAGCGGCCAGCTTTACATCGTATCGCTTGGCGGCAGCATCTTCCGGATCGAGGGCGCCCCATAA
- a CDS encoding multidrug effflux MFS transporter has product MDGSEAGKADGLHAPQPTGMRKVEFVAIVAGLMALNAIAIDIMLPALSAIARDTGLTAEGGDQNRQQLIIFAYVLGFGAPQLIWGPITDRFGRRAPLFIGLIGYVLTALLCIMAHSFWALLAARFLQGVFSSGARTVASAVVRDLFAGRSMASFMSLVMTIFMIVPIIAPTIGQIILYVAPWEGIFVVLAVWGALMLGWTWFRLPESLPKEARRSLEIGSVMTAYLQVIRTRVSFGYMLASGLVFGSLFAFIASSEQVFRDVFDQGDTFAYWFAGIAAALAVSNFANSRLVEKVGMRRISHIALLTFMLSSLVLTLATLAWGENLAVFFPLFALGFACFGMMGSNFSALAMEPLGKIAGTASAAYGFATTMISSIIGMIIGSQFNGTTVPLTLGFVILGAASLVVILVTEKGRLFSRH; this is encoded by the coding sequence ATGGACGGAAGTGAAGCGGGCAAGGCCGACGGCCTTCACGCGCCCCAGCCGACAGGCATGCGTAAAGTCGAATTCGTGGCCATCGTCGCCGGCCTGATGGCGCTCAATGCGATCGCCATCGACATCATGCTGCCCGCGCTCAGCGCCATCGCGCGCGACACCGGCCTCACCGCCGAAGGCGGCGACCAGAACCGCCAGCAGCTGATCATCTTTGCCTATGTGCTCGGCTTCGGCGCCCCCCAGCTGATCTGGGGACCGATCACCGACCGGTTCGGCCGGCGCGCGCCGCTGTTCATCGGCCTGATCGGCTATGTGCTGACAGCCCTCCTCTGCATCATGGCGCACAGCTTCTGGGCCTTGCTCGCCGCGCGCTTCCTGCAAGGAGTGTTCTCTTCGGGCGCCCGCACAGTCGCCTCCGCCGTGGTGCGCGACCTGTTCGCCGGGCGCAGCATGGCGAGCTTCATGTCGCTGGTGATGACCATCTTCATGATCGTGCCGATCATCGCCCCGACCATCGGCCAGATCATTCTCTATGTGGCGCCCTGGGAAGGCATCTTTGTCGTGCTCGCCGTCTGGGGCGCGCTGATGCTGGGCTGGACCTGGTTCCGCCTGCCCGAAAGCCTGCCGAAGGAGGCCCGCCGGTCTCTGGAGATCGGCAGCGTCATGACAGCGTATCTTCAGGTCATCCGCACGCGGGTGAGCTTTGGTTACATGCTGGCCTCTGGCCTCGTCTTCGGCTCGCTGTTTGCGTTCATCGCCTCGTCCGAACAGGTGTTCCGTGACGTGTTCGATCAGGGCGACACCTTCGCCTACTGGTTTGCCGGCATTGCCGCCGCGTTGGCCGTATCGAACTTTGCCAACTCGCGCCTTGTCGAGAAAGTCGGTATGCGCCGTATCAGCCATATCGCGCTTCTCACCTTCATGCTGTCCTCTCTGGTGCTCACCCTGGCTACGCTGGCCTGGGGCGAAAACCTGGCCGTATTCTTCCCGCTGTTTGCGCTGGGCTTTGCCTGTTTCGGCATGATGGGGTCAAATTTCTCGGCGCTGGCCATGGAGCCACTGGGTAAGATCGCGGGCACGGCGTCCGCCGCGTATGGTTTTGCCACCACCATGATCTCCAGCATCATCGGCATGATCATCGGCTCGCAGTTTAACGGCACGACCGTTCCGCTCACGCTCGGCTTCGTGATCCTCGGCGCCGCTTCGCTGGTGGTGATCCTGGTGACGGAAAAGGGCCGCCTGTTCAGCCGCCATTGA
- the rimK gene encoding 30S ribosomal protein S6--L-glutamate ligase, translating into MPSAAPFQLGWEEWISLRELGLPAIKAKIDTGAKTSALHASVIEPFGPAHAPQVRFLIQPDPSDPALEITCSAPVVDRREVASSNGERELRYVIETHAELGGLTWPIQLTLSNRETMTYRMLLGRGAIQPSWVIDPNASFLQPQLSFQTYQGLPRRKPVKRPLRIALLTREPKNYSSRRLIEAAEKRGHVIEVIDTARCYMRIGAIDAEVHYDGQALPRYDAVIPRIGATITDYGMAVLRQFSNTGAFCLNTAGAIGRSRDKLLAHQMLARAKIAMPITAFAHSPKDTAGLVALAGGAPIVLKLLSSTQGKGVLLAESRKSAERLVDAFRGLDANFLVQEFVEEAGGADVRAFVVGGKVVGAMRRQAETGEFRSNLHRGGTASEAKLSPQERDVAREAAKVLRLEVAGVDLLQTKDGPKVLEVNSSPGLKGIEKATGKDIAARIVEHLEKVVRPLSRHREPL; encoded by the coding sequence ATGCCTTCTGCTGCCCCGTTCCAGCTTGGCTGGGAAGAATGGATTTCGCTACGTGAGCTGGGCCTTCCGGCCATCAAGGCCAAGATCGATACCGGCGCCAAAACCTCCGCCCTGCATGCCAGCGTGATTGAGCCCTTCGGGCCGGCCCATGCGCCGCAGGTGCGCTTCCTGATCCAGCCAGACCCGAGTGATCCTGCCCTTGAAATCACCTGCTCGGCGCCCGTGGTGGACCGGCGCGAGGTTGCCAGCTCCAATGGCGAGCGGGAGCTGCGTTATGTGATCGAGACCCATGCCGAACTCGGCGGGCTCACCTGGCCCATCCAGTTGACGCTGTCTAACCGCGAGACGATGACCTACCGGATGCTGCTGGGACGCGGCGCCATTCAGCCAAGCTGGGTGATTGATCCGAATGCGTCCTTTCTTCAGCCTCAGCTGAGCTTTCAGACCTATCAGGGCCTGCCGCGCCGCAAGCCGGTGAAGCGCCCGCTGCGCATTGCGCTGCTGACGCGCGAGCCGAAAAACTACTCCTCCCGGCGCCTGATCGAGGCAGCCGAAAAGCGCGGCCATGTGATCGAGGTGATCGATACCGCCCGCTGCTATATGCGCATCGGCGCGATAGACGCCGAGGTGCATTATGATGGCCAGGCGCTGCCCAGGTATGACGCGGTGATCCCTCGTATCGGCGCGACGATTACAGACTATGGCATGGCGGTGCTGCGCCAGTTTTCAAACACCGGCGCCTTCTGCCTCAACACGGCCGGCGCCATCGGCCGTTCACGTGACAAGCTGCTCGCCCATCAGATGCTCGCGCGGGCGAAGATCGCCATGCCGATCACGGCGTTCGCGCACAGCCCGAAGGATACCGCCGGTCTCGTCGCGCTGGCGGGCGGGGCGCCGATCGTGCTCAAGCTGCTCTCCTCCACCCAAGGGAAGGGCGTGCTGCTGGCGGAGTCTCGCAAGTCTGCCGAGCGGCTGGTCGATGCCTTCCGGGGGCTCGACGCAAACTTCCTGGTGCAGGAATTTGTCGAGGAGGCGGGCGGCGCGGATGTGCGCGCCTTTGTTGTGGGCGGCAAGGTGGTGGGCGCCATGCGCCGGCAGGCGGAGACGGGCGAGTTCCGGTCAAACCTTCATCGCGGCGGCACGGCGAGCGAAGCCAAACTCTCCCCGCAGGAGCGGGACGTGGCGCGCGAAGCGGCCAAGGTGCTGCGGCTGGAAGTGGCGGGCGTTGACCTCTTGCAGACGAAGGACGGCCCGAAGGTGCTGGAAGTCAACTCCTCGCCCGGCCTCAAAGGCATCGAGAAGGCGACCGGCAAGGACATTGCCGCCCGTATCGTCGAGCATCTGGAGAAGGTCGTGCGTCCGCTGTCGCGCCATCGGGAGCCGCTCTGA